A genomic stretch from Desulfolutivibrio sulfodismutans DSM 3696 includes:
- a CDS encoding phage protease produces the protein MKTRTARTARAAHALDLGTSRPVPEWVHLLPLGDIACRDGRGPYRLDDPQGVIAATTAHQRGVPLPIDYDHQLLYSEKNGRPAPAAGWITDLDVREDGIWGRVEWTEAAAARLAAREYRYLSPVYRYLKHDGTVTRIECAALTNIPNLELTALASQLDNDGGEDMDLNQFLAMLAGLFGLSGMPTADGVAAHAKALAERQAAMAGLFAGLAKDLGLAADAKPEAVVAHAKTLTAQGTALSGLFTGLVKDFGLAADAKPEAVAAHAKTLTAQGAGGVLDPTRYVPMEQFQAVAGRLSVLETDRTRERVEAVVAHAKQTGKLAPAMEEWATAYASKDLSGFEAWVNAAPVVVAPGATGPVGGLPPTSGGLTDVDRAVCAQLGLGEDAYKKHMQQEGK, from the coding sequence ATGAAAACGCGAACCGCCCGAACCGCCCGTGCCGCTCACGCCCTGGACCTGGGAACGTCCCGTCCCGTTCCGGAATGGGTGCATCTGCTGCCCCTGGGGGACATCGCCTGCCGGGACGGCCGGGGGCCGTACCGCCTGGACGATCCGCAGGGCGTAATCGCGGCCACCACGGCCCATCAGCGGGGCGTTCCCCTGCCCATCGATTACGACCACCAGCTTCTCTATTCGGAAAAAAACGGCAGGCCCGCCCCGGCCGCCGGGTGGATCACGGACCTGGACGTCCGCGAGGACGGCATCTGGGGCCGCGTGGAATGGACCGAGGCGGCGGCCGCGCGGCTGGCGGCCCGGGAATACCGCTATCTCTCCCCGGTCTACCGCTATCTCAAGCACGACGGCACGGTGACGCGCATCGAATGCGCGGCTCTGACCAACATCCCCAACCTGGAGCTGACGGCGCTGGCGTCGCAGCTCGACAACGACGGAGGCGAGGACATGGATTTGAACCAATTTCTGGCAATGCTGGCGGGCCTGTTCGGCCTGTCCGGCATGCCCACGGCCGACGGCGTGGCCGCCCACGCCAAGGCTCTGGCGGAGAGACAGGCGGCCATGGCGGGGCTTTTCGCCGGTCTGGCCAAGGATCTGGGGCTGGCGGCGGACGCCAAACCCGAGGCCGTTGTCGCCCATGCCAAGACGCTTACGGCCCAGGGCACGGCCCTGTCGGGGCTGTTCACCGGGCTGGTCAAGGACTTCGGGCTGGCGGCGGACGCCAAACCCGAGGCCGTTGCCGCCCATGCCAAGACGCTTACGGCCCAGGGGGCCGGAGGCGTCTTGGACCCCACCCGGTACGTGCCCATGGAGCAGTTCCAGGCCGTGGCCGGTCGCCTGTCCGTCCTGGAGACGGATCGGACCCGGGAGCGGGTTGAGGCCGTGGTGGCCCATGCCAAGCAGACGGGCAAGCTGGCCCCGGCCATGGAGGAATGGGCCACGGCCTACGCCTCCAAGGATCTGTCGGGATTTGAGGCCTGGGTGAACGCCGCGCCTGTCGTGGTGGCCCCGGGGGCCACGGGGCCGGTGGGCGGGCTGCCGCCCACATCCGGCGGCCTGACCGACGTGGATCGGGCGGTGTGCGCCCAGCTCGGCCTGGGCGAGGACGCCTACAAGAAGCACATGCAGCAGGAGGGCAAATAG
- a CDS encoding phage head morphogenesis protein — translation MAIEFKAVAPAESVAYLEARGHVLTPTFDWREMWQGEHTRAFTVAKSAGFDVLKDIEQAVLRAKSEGRTLKQFAAELTPILQAKGWWGKKDMTHPDTGQVVRAQLGSPRRLQIIYDTNMRTAHAAGTWARYERTKHIAPYLRYVAILDGKTRPEHRAWHGIVLRGDHPWWKMHFPPNGWHCRCVVIQLSEAQLRELGYEISPDLVIEMEKYVNPRTGQEIYVPKGIDPGFAYNPGQAALENHAARAMLDKLPQASADLAAAQAASARFVVPALKHDLSEWVQGKLTAMETGAPISAGERRVVGALDQKVIDFMREKKAPPECGAITLSDKGIAHLYREGKQASGVGLSRETIARVVDALWEPEAVYWDKANPALLYLIDAGDGAGKLVVRVNHAVRMRVAAPGEELTKQTVVTNDLWSGRVIDPKDMENTGMFERIF, via the coding sequence TGGCGCGAGATGTGGCAGGGCGAACACACCCGGGCGTTTACCGTGGCGAAAAGCGCCGGGTTCGATGTGCTCAAGGACATCGAACAGGCCGTGCTGCGGGCCAAGTCCGAAGGCCGCACCCTCAAACAGTTCGCCGCCGAGCTGACGCCGATCCTCCAGGCCAAGGGCTGGTGGGGCAAAAAAGACATGACGCACCCGGACACCGGGCAGGTGGTGCGGGCGCAGCTCGGTTCTCCCCGGCGTTTGCAGATCATCTACGACACCAACATGCGCACGGCCCACGCGGCCGGAACCTGGGCGCGCTACGAGCGCACCAAACATATAGCTCCCTATCTGCGGTACGTGGCCATCCTGGACGGCAAGACGCGGCCCGAGCACCGCGCATGGCACGGCATCGTATTACGAGGGGACCATCCCTGGTGGAAAATGCACTTCCCCCCAAACGGCTGGCATTGCCGGTGTGTCGTCATCCAGCTTTCCGAAGCGCAGCTCAGAGAGCTTGGATACGAAATCAGCCCCGATCTGGTCATCGAGATGGAAAAGTACGTCAACCCCCGCACGGGTCAGGAAATCTATGTGCCCAAGGGCATCGACCCCGGCTTTGCCTACAACCCCGGGCAGGCCGCCCTGGAAAACCACGCGGCCCGGGCCATGCTGGACAAGCTGCCGCAGGCCTCGGCCGATCTGGCGGCGGCCCAGGCGGCCTCGGCCCGGTTCGTGGTGCCTGCGCTCAAGCATGACCTGTCCGAATGGGTGCAGGGTAAGCTGACGGCCATGGAGACCGGCGCGCCGATCTCGGCCGGAGAACGGCGGGTGGTGGGGGCGCTGGATCAGAAGGTCATCGACTTCATGCGCGAAAAAAAGGCGCCGCCGGAGTGCGGGGCCATCACCTTGTCGGATAAGGGCATCGCCCACCTGTACCGCGAGGGCAAGCAGGCCAGCGGCGTGGGGCTGTCCCGGGAGACCATCGCCCGGGTGGTGGACGCCCTGTGGGAGCCGGAGGCGGTCTATTGGGACAAGGCCAACCCGGCCCTGCTGTACCTGATCGATGCCGGTGACGGCGCGGGCAAGCTGGTGGTGCGGGTCAACCACGCCGTGCGGATGCGGGTGGCGGCCCCGGGCGAGGAACTGACGAAACAGACGGTCGTCACGAACGATCTGTGGTCGGGGCGGGTGATTGATCCCAAGGACATGGAAAACACGGGGATGTTTGAGCGAATCTTTTAA